Proteins encoded by one window of Cloeon dipterum chromosome 4, ieCloDipt1.1, whole genome shotgun sequence:
- the Rrp46 gene encoding exosome complex component RRP46 encodes MNSNSSNGTHSDEKEECSVRPILCELGVITRPDGSAILTQGHTVVMSAVYGPSEVRMQRLQVDRAYVDTVFRPKAGVPNTSDRLRETIIRDTCETAMIATLYPRTTISVILQEMEDSGGLLACSINASCLALMDSGVSMKFLFAAVTCGVTEDNLIIVDPDADKLKECKASLTFAFDSINKNVIASYTSGTFPVQTYNNGLEKCRQASDFLFDFYRDIVRKYASTL; translated from the exons ATGAACAGTAACAGCTCGAACGGGACGCATTCGGACGAGAAGGAGGAGTGCTCAGTGCGTCCGATCCTCTGCGAACTCGGCGTCATCACCAGGCCAGATGGCTCGGCAATCCTTACACAAG GACACACTGTGGTGATGTCGGCGGTGTACGGCCCGTCCGAGGTGCGAATGCAGCGGCTGCAGGTGGACCGGGCGTACGTGGACACGGTGTTCCGGCCCAAGGCGGGCGTGCCCAACACCAGCGACCGGCTGCGCGAGACCATCATCCGGGACACTTGCGAGACGGCCATGATCGCCACCCTGTACCCGAGGACGACCATTTCGGTCATCCTCCAGGAGATGGAGGACTCAGGAGGA ttgctCGCGTGTTCGATCAACGCCAGTTGCTTGGCCCTGATGGACTCCGGGGTGTCCATGAAATTCCTGTTCGCGGCCGTCACCTGCGGCGTCACGGAAGACAACCTGATCATCGTCGATCCGGACGCTGATAAACTCAAA gagTGCAAAGCGAGCCTGACGTTCGCCTTTGACAGCATCAACAAAAACGTGATCGCGTCGTACACTTCGGGCACGTTTCCCGTGCAGACGTACAACAATGGCTTGGAAAAGTGCAGGCAGGCGTCCGACTT
- the LOC135943950 gene encoding GDNF-inducible zinc finger protein 1-like, with protein MAFSMFHVTPLCRLCACPTADGAVRAVQVDREKLRIFAKNFLRSNSSETVPMDKVEDDDLICYFCIWQTEFLARMNNLDESLAWWPRNLELDRVSEELRKHFYEGHANQCWVPLEKIQLPSRVADEEINKAETEKKMKKCCLCGEKVHYRQLTKHIHTQHKDAIRCDNNNCKTYFRNVAEKDRHVWEVHEKPQKEKKINCPVCRKEIVRVNYRKHIGNQHPDFAVRCRFFACCAYFKSETEMAEHYYSAHGKELEKRKFECAHCGHRNALKKTLKIHIAKTHFPRNFKCKQCPKMFSSQLLVTSHTKKLHTFHVCQLCQTSVTYGIKDRHRVIRECRRCEKQFECGGLLKVHLKTCMEYDRFECDKCSATYTAKNKLDSHKMKKH; from the exons ATGGCTTTTAGCATGTTTCACGTGACGCCGTTGTGCCGATTGTGCGCgtgtccgacggcggacggcgctgtccgcGCTGTCCAAGTGGACAGGGAAAAGCTGCGGATTTTTGCTAAGAATTTCTTGCGCTCGAATTCCTCCGAAACGGTGCCGATGGACAAGGTCGAAGACGACGATTTGATCtgctacttttgcatctggcagacaga gtTTCTAGCCCGGATGAACAATTTAGACGAGTCTCTGGCTTGGTGGCCGCGAAATTTGGAGTTGGACCGAGTGTCGGAAGAACTACGGAAACACTTTTACG aggGACATGCTAATCAGTGTTGGGTGCCCTTGGAGAAAATCCAGCTGCCGAGCAGAGTAGCCGACGAGGAAATAAACAAAGCAGAGACtgagaagaaaatgaaaaaatgctgtttgtGCGGGGAAAAGGTTCACTACAGACAATTGACGAAACACATTCACACGCAACATAAAgatgccatcaggtgtgacaATAACAACTGCAAAACTTACTTCCGCAACGTTGCAGAAAAGGACAGGCACGTGTGGGAGGTTCACGAGAAACCTCAgaaggagaagaaaatcaaCTGCCCCGTTTGCAGGAAGGAGATAGTCAGGGTGAATTACAGAAAGCACATCGGCAACCAACATCCTGATTTTGCGGTTCGGTGCAGGTTCTTCGCCTGCTGCGCTTACTTTAAATCGGAAACCGAGATGGCCGAACACTATTATTCCGCGCATGGAAAGGAATTGGAAAAGAGGAAGTTCGAGTGCGCGCACTGCGGCCATAGAAACGCGTTAAAGAAAACGCTCAAAATCCACATCGCTAAAACGCACTTTCCACGGAATTTCAAGTGCAAGCAGTGCCCGAAAATGTTTTCGTCTCAGCTCTTGGTGACAAGCCACACCAAGAAGTTGCACACGTTCCATGTCTGCCAGCTTTGCCAAACTTCTGTCACTTACGGAATAAAAGATCGGCACAGGGTAATTCGCGAATGTCGACGCTGCGAGAAACAGTTCGAGTGCGGAGGCTTACTCAAGGTGCACCTGAAAACTTGCATGGAATACGATCGTTTTGAATGTGACAAGTGCTCAGCAACATACACTGCCAAAAACAAACTCGATTcgcacaaaatgaaaaagcattaa